A part of Variovorax sp. HW608 genomic DNA contains:
- a CDS encoding alpha-1,4-glucan--maltose-1-phosphate maltosyltransferase encodes MISKLLLRDDAPAPVDAVDGRSRAVVDAVLPIVDRGRFAVKRTVGESLRVTAHVFTDGHDVPRVMLQWWKDGDARSHELPMKLRYNDEWHAEFTPPVIGRYHYTVVAWVDAFESWRHELTRRVDEDDIRLAARTGALEITGAAERAKGEDRETLAHWARSLQEGADDRAMEVAALKALALDEDLAEIAAHHPDRHLESRFAAEIPLVVDRERARFSTWYELFPRSASSTPGVHGSFRDVEERLPLVASMGFDVLYMPPIHPIGRVQRKGRNNTLTPEPGDVGSPWAIGAAEGGHKAILPELGSAEDFRHLVAAASRMGLDIAMDIAFQCAPDHPYVKEHPTWFRWRPDNTVQYAENPPKKYQDIYPFHFESVDWEGLWSELKSVFDHWIAQGVTIFRVDNPHTKSFAFWEWVIAELKREHPEVIFLAEAFTRPKVMHRLAKLGYTQSYTYFTWRNSKEELTAYFTELNTAPGREYFRPNVWPNTPDILHASLQTGEEPVFRARLVLAATLAANYGMYGPAFELFEHLPRGPSSEEYLDSEKYQLRHWNWSADAGLRPFITRINQIRRANDALQWDHSLRFLDIDNDQLIAYMKTSPDESRAVVTVVNLDPHRTQTGWLHLAPDDIGVARDRPFQMHDLLTDQRFVWRGTHHYIELDPYRMPAHVMAVRRRLRDERDFDYYA; translated from the coding sequence ATGATCAGCAAGCTCCTGCTGCGTGACGATGCACCCGCGCCGGTCGACGCGGTCGACGGCCGAAGCCGCGCCGTAGTGGATGCGGTCCTCCCGATCGTGGACCGCGGGCGCTTCGCGGTGAAGCGCACGGTCGGCGAAAGCCTGCGCGTCACCGCACATGTCTTCACCGACGGACACGACGTGCCGCGCGTGATGCTCCAGTGGTGGAAGGACGGCGACGCGCGCAGCCACGAGCTGCCGATGAAGCTGCGCTACAACGACGAGTGGCATGCCGAGTTCACCCCGCCGGTGATCGGCCGCTACCACTACACGGTGGTGGCCTGGGTCGATGCCTTCGAGTCGTGGCGGCACGAGCTGACCCGCCGCGTCGACGAGGACGACATCCGCCTCGCCGCCCGCACCGGCGCACTGGAGATCACCGGGGCCGCGGAACGCGCCAAGGGCGAGGACCGCGAAACCCTCGCGCACTGGGCGCGCTCGCTGCAGGAAGGCGCCGACGACCGCGCGATGGAAGTCGCCGCGCTGAAGGCGCTCGCGCTCGACGAGGACCTCGCCGAGATCGCCGCGCACCATCCGGACCGCCACCTCGAATCGCGCTTCGCCGCCGAGATCCCGCTGGTGGTGGACCGCGAACGCGCGCGCTTCAGCACCTGGTACGAGCTCTTTCCGCGCTCGGCCTCCTCGACGCCGGGCGTGCACGGCAGCTTCCGCGACGTGGAGGAACGGCTGCCGCTCGTCGCCTCGATGGGCTTCGACGTGCTCTACATGCCGCCGATCCATCCGATCGGCCGCGTGCAGCGCAAGGGGCGCAACAACACGCTCACCCCCGAGCCCGGCGACGTGGGCAGCCCCTGGGCCATCGGTGCGGCCGAAGGCGGCCACAAGGCCATCCTTCCCGAACTCGGCTCGGCGGAGGACTTCCGCCATCTGGTCGCGGCGGCGTCGCGCATGGGCCTCGACATCGCGATGGACATCGCGTTCCAGTGCGCGCCGGACCACCCCTACGTGAAGGAACATCCCACCTGGTTCCGCTGGCGGCCCGACAACACGGTGCAGTACGCCGAGAACCCGCCGAAGAAATACCAGGACATCTATCCCTTTCACTTCGAAAGCGTCGACTGGGAGGGGCTCTGGAGTGAACTCAAGTCGGTCTTCGACCACTGGATCGCGCAGGGCGTGACGATTTTCCGCGTCGACAACCCGCACACCAAGTCCTTCGCGTTCTGGGAATGGGTGATCGCCGAGCTCAAGCGCGAGCACCCCGAAGTGATCTTCCTCGCCGAAGCCTTCACGCGGCCGAAGGTGATGCACCGGCTCGCCAAGCTCGGCTACACGCAGTCCTACACCTACTTCACCTGGCGCAACAGCAAGGAAGAGCTCACCGCGTACTTCACCGAGCTCAACACCGCGCCGGGCCGGGAGTACTTCCGCCCCAACGTGTGGCCGAACACGCCGGACATCCTGCATGCCTCCTTGCAAACCGGCGAGGAGCCGGTCTTCAGGGCACGGCTGGTGCTCGCCGCGACGCTCGCGGCCAACTACGGCATGTACGGGCCGGCCTTCGAGCTCTTCGAACACCTGCCGCGCGGACCGTCGAGCGAGGAGTACCTCGACTCCGAGAAATACCAGCTTCGCCACTGGAACTGGAGCGCCGATGCGGGCCTGCGCCCCTTCATCACGCGCATCAACCAGATCCGCCGCGCCAACGACGCCCTGCAGTGGGACCACAGCCTGCGCTTCCTCGACATCGACAACGACCAGCTGATCGCCTACATGAAGACCTCGCCGGACGAATCGCGCGCGGTGGTCACGGTGGTCAACCTCGATCCGCACCGCACGCAGACCGGCTGGCTGCACCTCGCGCCCGACGACATCGGCGTGGCGCGCGATCGGCCCTTCCAGATGCACGACCTGCTGACCGACCAGCGCTTCGTCTGGCGCGGCACGCACCAC
- the glgB gene encoding 1,4-alpha-glucan branching protein GlgB, with protein MDAYLFREGTHSRLHDRLGAHLAGDGQGASFAVWAPNATSVSVIGDWNDWNGHADALAPRADSTGVWEGRCQRARHGQAYKFRITAHGGRVLEKADPLAFFAEAPPATASRLWSLDYTWSDGDWMRQRAARNAADAPIAIYEVHAGSWRRHDGQPLDWRDLAHALADYVNSIGFTHVELMPITEHPFYGSWGYQTTGYFAPTSRYGTPQDFMYFVDHLHQRGIGVLLDWVPSHFPTDPHGLASFDGTHLYEHADPRQGFHPEWNSAIFNYGRNEVRSFLMSSGLFWLDRYHIDGLRVDAVASMLYLDYARQGTGWIPNRHGGRENLEAIHFLQQLNRATYRDHPDTFTVAEESTAWPQVSRPTDAGGLGFGMKWNMGWMHDTLAYMREDPVHRRYHHHRLTFSMVYAFSENFVLPLSHDEVVYGKGSLISKMPGDDWRQFANLRLLLSYMWAHPGKKLLFMGGEFAQRHEWTHEGELDWESLRSEQHRGVQHLVGELNRLLREEPALHELDFSSDGFQWLEPNDHEQSVVAFLRRSRSAGSLLVISNMTPVPRQNYCVGVPTDGTWAEILNSDARAFGGSGWGNLGAVRASPMRSHGQPHSVCLTLPPLSTLFLKVVADDQQAPAA; from the coding sequence ATGGACGCCTACCTCTTCCGGGAAGGCACCCATTCGCGCCTGCATGACAGGCTGGGCGCCCATCTGGCCGGCGACGGACAGGGCGCATCCTTTGCGGTCTGGGCGCCGAACGCGACCTCGGTGTCGGTCATCGGCGACTGGAACGACTGGAACGGCCACGCCGACGCGCTTGCGCCGCGCGCCGATTCGACCGGAGTCTGGGAAGGCCGCTGCCAGCGCGCCCGCCACGGGCAGGCCTACAAGTTCCGCATCACCGCGCACGGCGGCCGCGTGCTCGAAAAGGCCGATCCGCTCGCCTTCTTCGCCGAAGCGCCGCCGGCCACCGCGTCGCGCCTCTGGTCGCTCGACTACACCTGGAGCGACGGCGACTGGATGCGGCAACGCGCCGCACGCAACGCCGCCGACGCCCCGATCGCCATCTACGAAGTGCACGCCGGATCGTGGCGCCGCCACGACGGCCAGCCGCTGGACTGGCGCGATCTCGCGCACGCGCTGGCCGACTACGTGAATTCGATCGGCTTCACGCACGTCGAGCTGATGCCGATCACCGAGCATCCGTTCTATGGATCGTGGGGCTATCAAACCACCGGCTATTTCGCGCCCACCTCGCGCTACGGCACGCCGCAGGACTTCATGTACTTCGTGGACCACCTGCACCAGCGCGGCATCGGCGTGCTGCTCGATTGGGTGCCCTCGCACTTCCCGACCGACCCGCACGGACTCGCCTCGTTCGACGGCACGCACCTCTACGAGCATGCGGACCCGCGCCAGGGCTTCCATCCGGAATGGAACTCGGCCATCTTCAACTACGGCCGCAACGAGGTGCGCAGCTTCCTGATGTCCTCGGGCCTCTTCTGGCTCGACCGCTATCACATCGACGGGCTGCGGGTGGATGCGGTCGCGTCGATGCTCTACCTCGACTACGCACGCCAGGGCACCGGCTGGATTCCCAACCGCCACGGCGGCCGCGAGAACCTCGAGGCGATCCACTTTCTCCAGCAACTCAACCGCGCCACCTACCGCGACCATCCCGACACCTTCACCGTGGCCGAGGAGTCGACCGCCTGGCCGCAGGTCTCTCGGCCCACCGACGCGGGCGGCCTCGGCTTCGGCATGAAGTGGAACATGGGGTGGATGCACGACACCCTCGCCTACATGCGCGAGGACCCGGTGCACCGGCGCTATCACCACCACCGGCTGACCTTCTCGATGGTCTACGCCTTCAGCGAGAACTTCGTGCTGCCGCTCTCGCACGACGAAGTGGTCTACGGCAAGGGCTCGCTGATCAGCAAGATGCCAGGCGACGACTGGCGGCAGTTCGCCAATCTGCGGCTGCTCTTGTCGTACATGTGGGCACACCCGGGCAAGAAGCTGCTCTTCATGGGCGGCGAGTTCGCCCAGCGGCACGAATGGACGCACGAAGGCGAGCTCGACTGGGAGTCTCTGCGGTCCGAGCAGCATCGCGGCGTGCAGCACCTGGTGGGCGAGCTCAACCGCCTGCTGCGCGAAGAGCCGGCGCTGCACGAGCTCGACTTCTCGTCCGACGGCTTCCAGTGGCTCGAACCCAACGACCATGAACAGAGCGTCGTTGCCTTCCTGCGACGTTCGCGCTCGGCCGGCTCGCTGCTGGTGATCTCCAACATGACGCCGGTGCCGCGCCAGAACTACTGCGTGGGCGTTCCGACCGACGGTACCTGGGCCGAGATCCTCAACAGCGACGCGCGCGCATTCGGCGGCTCGGGCTGGGGCAACCTCGGCGCGGTGCGCGCCTCGCCGATGCGTTCGCACGGCCAGCCGCACTCGGTGTGCCTGACGCTGCCGCCCCTGTCCACCCTCTTCCTGAAGGTCGTTGCCGATGATCAGCAAGCTCCTGCTGCGTGA
- a CDS encoding BON domain-containing protein gives MRSDAQLRSDVQAELDWDPAIHSTQIGVIAADGIVTLTGHVASHAEKHAAESAARRVKGVKALAVEITVKLPDDATRSDADIALAAERGLEWSALVPAATIKPEVENGWVTLNGEVEWDYQRRAAEKAVRNLMGVTGVTNAIRIIPKVKVVDIEKRLHDALSRQADREAGHIQVTVEGSEVRLKGRVHSWAELNAVQGAAWSAPGVSSVVNDLMID, from the coding sequence ATGCGATCCGATGCACAACTCAGGAGCGACGTCCAGGCCGAACTGGACTGGGATCCCGCGATCCACTCGACCCAGATCGGGGTGATCGCCGCGGACGGCATCGTCACCCTGACGGGCCACGTCGCCAGCCACGCCGAGAAGCACGCCGCCGAATCCGCGGCCCGTCGCGTCAAGGGGGTCAAGGCACTGGCGGTGGAGATCACCGTCAAGCTGCCCGACGACGCGACGCGCAGCGACGCCGACATCGCCCTCGCGGCCGAACGCGGCCTCGAATGGTCGGCGCTCGTGCCGGCCGCCACGATCAAGCCGGAGGTCGAGAACGGCTGGGTCACCCTGAACGGCGAAGTCGAGTGGGACTACCAGCGCCGGGCCGCCGAGAAGGCGGTGCGCAACCTGATGGGCGTCACCGGCGTCACGAACGCGATCAGGATCATTCCGAAGGTGAAGGTGGTCGATATCGAGAAGCGGCTTCACGACGCCCTGTCGCGCCAGGCCGACCGCGAAGCCGGCCACATCCAGGTCACGGTGGAGGGCTCCGAGGTCCGCCTCAAAGGCAGGGTCCACTCCTGGGCGGAACTCAACGCGGTGCAGGGCGCGGCCTGGTCGGCGCCCGGCGTGAGCTCGGTGGTCAATGACCTCATGATCGACTGA
- a CDS encoding TetR/AcrR family transcriptional regulator, translating to MASLKTRERILEASLALFNAQGLAAVSTHRIAAELGISPGNLHYHFNAKQLIVERLFRRFEERLELLNASAANVRAIDDLWLSLHLRFEAIDAYRFVYRDMAYLSGEYPVLGERARALTAQNLLAAQALCEALAAAGVIEATVEEAQMLALQMVFTTTCWLSFERLVPGRDALREADPGLAAFYTLALVSPYVSRESKAYLEYLRGKYLG from the coding sequence GTGGCCAGTCTCAAAACCCGCGAACGCATCCTCGAGGCCAGCCTCGCGCTTTTCAACGCGCAGGGGCTCGCGGCGGTGTCGACGCACCGCATCGCGGCCGAGCTCGGCATCAGCCCCGGCAACCTGCACTACCACTTCAACGCCAAGCAGCTCATCGTCGAGCGGCTGTTCCGCCGCTTCGAGGAACGGCTGGAACTCCTCAACGCCTCGGCGGCGAACGTGCGCGCGATCGACGATCTCTGGCTGTCGCTGCACCTGCGCTTCGAGGCCATCGATGCATACCGCTTCGTCTATCGCGACATGGCCTACCTGAGCGGCGAATACCCGGTGCTCGGCGAGCGCGCGCGGGCGCTCACCGCGCAGAACCTGCTGGCGGCCCAGGCCTTGTGCGAGGCGCTGGCGGCCGCGGGCGTCATCGAGGCAACGGTCGAGGAAGCACAGATGCTCGCGCTGCAGATGGTCTTCACCACTACCTGCTGGCTGTCGTTCGAGCGGCTGGTGCCGGGCCGCGATGCGCTGCGCGAGGCCGACCCGGGGCTGGCGGCGTTCTACACGCTCGCGCTCGTCTCGCCCTACGTCTCGCGCGAATCGAAGGCCTACCTCGAGTACCTGCGGGGCAAGTACCTCGGCTGA
- a CDS encoding phasin family protein codes for MATRRNETDNLKKKEQAPAAAGKTAPATKAAPRRKPAARKPEATPEPPAQGTGSAKGLLRAGLQALGSVRDDVVKHQTNVIETLLGMPKTSNVSGRSAAARAFPALDVGLRKFEDVFDQRVAAAMQRLGLPRAEEVQALHEQVRLLQERIDRLERGGESPNRRRR; via the coding sequence ATGGCGACTCGCCGCAATGAGACCGACAACCTGAAGAAGAAGGAGCAGGCGCCGGCGGCCGCCGGCAAGACCGCGCCCGCCACCAAGGCCGCGCCGCGAAGGAAGCCGGCGGCGCGCAAGCCGGAGGCAACGCCGGAACCACCCGCCCAGGGCACCGGCAGCGCCAAGGGGCTGCTGCGCGCGGGCCTCCAGGCGTTGGGCAGCGTGCGCGACGACGTCGTCAAGCATCAGACCAACGTCATCGAGACCCTGCTCGGCATGCCGAAGACCAGCAATGTCAGCGGCAGGAGCGCCGCGGCGCGCGCATTTCCCGCGCTCGACGTCGGGCTGCGCAAGTTCGAGGACGTGTTCGACCAGCGCGTGGCAGCGGCGATGCAGCGCCTCGGCCTGCCGCGCGCAGAGGAAGTCCAGGCGTTGCACGAGCAGGTACGCCTGCTGCAGGAGCGCATCGACCGGCTGGAACGCGGCGGCGAAAGTCCCAACCGCCGCAGGCGCTGA
- a CDS encoding Crp/Fnr family transcriptional regulator: MTQVFDQRAVDEASFAQRIADTLQLVQATLPVQRRMVHAGDTIYQVGQEFGSLYVVNSGLVKMVNLSSEGREQVVALHFRGDWLGLDGIAGGHYGCDAVAMDTGEVWSFRYDDLLRAALRTPALLTALHEAMSRQLARDHESLQSLCALPADARVAGFLHYWAEAMARRGLRTDQISLRMTRAEIGNYLGMTLETVSRALSRLARSDVIRFMEKGRRDIHIPRVEALTTFMAQVAGPASARAIH; this comes from the coding sequence ATGACACAGGTATTCGACCAGCGGGCAGTGGATGAGGCATCGTTCGCGCAGCGTATTGCCGACACCCTCCAACTGGTGCAGGCGACACTGCCCGTGCAACGGCGCATGGTTCACGCCGGCGACACGATCTACCAGGTGGGCCAGGAGTTCGGCTCGCTGTATGTCGTGAATTCGGGCCTGGTCAAGATGGTGAACCTTTCGAGCGAAGGCCGCGAACAGGTGGTCGCCCTGCACTTCCGGGGCGATTGGCTGGGTCTGGACGGCATCGCCGGCGGCCACTACGGCTGCGATGCGGTTGCCATGGACACGGGCGAAGTGTGGTCGTTCCGCTATGACGACCTCCTGCGCGCCGCCCTGCGGACGCCGGCGCTGCTGACCGCGCTGCACGAAGCGATGAGCAGGCAGCTGGCACGCGATCACGAGTCCCTCCAGTCCCTGTGCGCGCTGCCGGCCGATGCCCGGGTGGCAGGGTTCCTGCACTACTGGGCCGAAGCGATGGCACGGCGCGGCTTGCGCACGGACCAGATTTCCCTGCGCATGACGCGCGCGGAGATCGGGAACTACCTGGGCATGACGCTCGAGACCGTCAGCCGCGCGCTGTCCCGCCTGGCCCGCAGCGATGTCATCCGCTTCATGGAAAAGGGTCGGCGCGACATCCACATCCCCCGCGTCGAAGCCCTGACGACCTTCATGGCGCAGGTTGCGGGGCCAGCCAGTGCGAGGGCGATTCACTAG
- a CDS encoding CBS domain-containing protein, with protein sequence MSQAISSLMQRPVVSVGMDDTVAQVEALLASRHLTWVPVLEPTNREVAGIISAADLVAFHAQGRDPATTRAWQMCTYKPVVVDAGTPVAMVAALMVERGIHHVAVSDRNGIAGVVSSLDFVRTFVPEGLR encoded by the coding sequence ATGAGCCAAGCCATTTCCTCCCTGATGCAGCGTCCCGTCGTCAGCGTGGGCATGGACGACACGGTGGCCCAGGTGGAGGCACTGCTCGCCAGCCGGCACCTGACCTGGGTCCCCGTGCTCGAGCCGACGAATCGCGAGGTGGCCGGGATCATCAGCGCCGCGGATCTCGTGGCTTTCCACGCGCAGGGCCGCGATCCCGCCACGACCCGTGCCTGGCAGATGTGCACCTACAAGCCGGTCGTGGTGGACGCCGGGACACCGGTCGCCATGGTGGCCGCGCTCATGGTCGAGCGCGGCATCCACCACGTGGCCGTGAGCGACCGCAACGGCATTGCCGGCGTCGTCTCGTCGCTGGACTTCGTGCGGACCTTCGTGCCCGAGGGCCTTCGCTGA
- a CDS encoding trypsin-like peptidase domain-containing protein, which produces MLALAGLLGACASPSSPPDPIAVVSAPSAPAASAPAFSSLVASRSASIVDISTLRIGGADDRAVELELAPELDFADRLASPLPGSVRLSQTRDLASGVILTSDGLILTSAHVVAGADEAQVRLDDGRRFPGRVVGIDRRTDVGLMKIDASGLAPAVIGDSTGLAPGDWVAAIGAPFGFHGSVTAGVVSAVDRYVAGGGEVPYIQTDVAINPGSSGSPLFNSRGEVVGINSMIYSGSGGYMGLSFAVPINLAMKIAGQLKSTGRVQRARIGADFQEMTPALAQSFSLKQAAGALVVGVDPNGPARSAGLLRGDVVTAFDGKPIVRSTDLQQRISQGRPGSRSALEVWRRGAARTLWVVLSEEPAPRSILRPSVAVEWGDGLGLSLGELSSSQRLQLGIDGGLMVREAAGAARSEGIRAGDLIVAVNDTRVERIEDFQRSLSAVAPGRSVALLVMRDRRLAYVPVRLPERALKPAN; this is translated from the coding sequence ATGCTCGCGCTGGCCGGCCTGCTCGGCGCGTGCGCGTCCCCATCCTCGCCGCCTGACCCGATCGCCGTTGTCAGCGCGCCATCGGCACCTGCGGCATCCGCCCCCGCCTTCTCCTCCCTCGTGGCCAGCCGCAGCGCCAGCATCGTCGACATCAGCACGCTGCGCATCGGAGGCGCCGACGACAGGGCGGTCGAACTGGAGCTCGCGCCCGAGCTGGACTTCGCCGACCGGCTCGCCTCGCCCCTGCCGGGGAGCGTTCGGCTGAGCCAGACCCGCGACCTCGCCTCGGGCGTGATCCTCACGAGCGACGGCCTGATCCTGACCAGCGCGCACGTGGTTGCGGGCGCGGACGAAGCGCAGGTCCGCCTCGACGACGGCCGGCGCTTCCCGGGGCGCGTGGTCGGCATCGACCGGCGCACCGACGTGGGGCTCATGAAGATCGACGCCAGCGGCCTTGCGCCCGCGGTCATCGGCGATTCCACCGGCCTCGCGCCGGGCGACTGGGTGGCGGCGATCGGCGCGCCCTTCGGTTTTCACGGAAGTGTCACGGCCGGCGTGGTGAGCGCGGTCGACCGCTATGTCGCCGGCGGCGGCGAGGTGCCCTACATCCAGACCGACGTCGCGATCAATCCGGGCAGTTCGGGAAGCCCGCTGTTCAACAGCCGCGGCGAAGTCGTCGGCATCAATTCGATGATCTACAGCGGCAGCGGCGGCTACATGGGCCTGTCGTTCGCGGTGCCGATCAACCTGGCGATGAAGATCGCGGGGCAGCTGAAGTCCACCGGTCGCGTGCAACGCGCGCGCATCGGCGCCGACTTCCAGGAGATGACCCCCGCGCTGGCGCAATCCTTCAGCCTGAAGCAGGCGGCCGGCGCGCTCGTGGTCGGCGTGGATCCGAACGGCCCTGCGCGATCCGCCGGACTGCTGCGCGGCGACGTCGTGACCGCCTTCGACGGCAAGCCGATCGTGCGCTCCACCGACCTGCAGCAGCGGATCTCGCAAGGCCGGCCCGGCAGCCGCAGCGCGCTGGAGGTGTGGCGGCGCGGCGCGGCGCGCACGCTCTGGGTCGTCCTGTCCGAAGAGCCCGCGCCGCGCAGCATCCTGCGGCCGAGCGTCGCGGTCGAATGGGGCGACGGCCTCGGCCTGAGCCTGGGCGAGCTGTCGTCCAGCCAGCGCCTGCAACTCGGCATCGACGGTGGCCTCATGGTGCGCGAAGCCGCCGGCGCGGCCCGCAGCGAGGGCATCCGCGCGGGCGATCTAATCGTCGCGGTGAACGACACCCGCGTCGAACGCATCGAGGACTTCCAGCGCAGCCTCTCGGCCGTCGCGCCGGGCCGCAGCGTCGCCCTGCTGGTCATGCGCGACCGGCGGCTGGCCTACGTGCCGGTGCGGCTGCCGGAGCGCGCCCTCAAGCCGGCGAACTGA